One genomic region from Oncorhynchus gorbuscha isolate QuinsamMale2020 ecotype Even-year linkage group LG13, OgorEven_v1.0, whole genome shotgun sequence encodes:
- the LOC123993166 gene encoding S-arrestin-like, with product MSPKHVIFKKLSRDKSVGVYMAKRDFVDHCDSIDPVDGVVLIDPVQVKGKKVFVMLSCTFRYGRDDMDVMGVAFRRDIFLTTRQVYPELQDKERSIHTKMQEKLLRKLGDNAIPFFFEFPDNLPCSVCLQPAPSDVGKRCAVEFEVKAFCAENQDEKIEKRSSVRLAIRKIQYAPEDSKTIPSSEITCEFLMSDKPLHMQVSLEKETHYHGEPIKVSVYINNSSSRSLKDITVAVEQVTNVVLYSNDKYVRAVALEETSDTVPPGTTLKNVYTLIPLLAANKERRGIALDGKLKHEDTCLASSSIVKEEVLKEVQGMLVSYKVVVRLNASGMVGSSEVAVEVPFRLMHPKPEPAKEGESDDMVFEEFKRVYLKGVIPDDDESPTEA from the exons ATGAGCCCCAAACATGTTATCTTCAAGAAACTCTCCCGTGATAAGTCG GTTGGGGTGTACATGGCCAAGAGGGACTTTGTGGATCACTGTGACTCTATCGACCCTGTTG ATGGAGTTGTGCTGATCGACCCTGTACAGGTCAAAGGAAAGAAAG TGTTTGTCATGCTGTCCTGCACGTTCCGGTATGGCAGAGATGACATGGACGTGATGGGTGTGGCCTTCCGTAGGGACATCTTTCTGACCACCCGACAGGTGTACCCCGAACTGCAGGACAAGGAAAGGAGCATACACACCAAGATGCAGGAGAAACTACTGCGCAAGCTGGGAGACAATGCCATTCCTTTCTTCTTTGAG TTCCCAGACAACCTGCCTTGCTCTGTGTGTCTGCAGCCGGCTCCATCCGATGTGGGCAAG CGCTGCGCTGTCGAATTCGAAGTAAAGGCTTTCTGTGCCGAGAACCAAGATGAGAAAATTGAAAAGCG GAGCTCTGTGCGTCTGGCCATCCGTAAGATCCAATACGCACCGGAGGATAGTAAAACCATCCCGTCCTCAGAGATCACCTGTGAGTTCCTCATGTCGGACAAACCCCTGCATATGCAGGTCAGCCTGGAGAAAGAG acACACTACCATGGTGAACCAATCAAGGTCAGTGTCTACATCAACAACAGCTCCAGCAGATCACTGAAAGACATCACTGTTGCAG TGGAGCAGGTGACCAACGTGGTACTTTATTCCAATGACAAGTATGTCAGGGCAGTTGCCCTAGAAGAGACCTC AGATACAGTGCCCCCTGGAACAACCCTGAAGAACGTGTACACCCTCATTCCTCTATTGGCTGCTAACAAGGAAAGACGAGGCATTGCTCTGGATGGGAAACTGAAGCATGAGGACACCTGTCTGGCTTCCTCGAGCAT TGTGAAGGAGGAAGTCCTAAAGGAAGTGCAGGGTATGCTTGTGTCCTACAAAGTGGTGGTTAGGCTCAATGCTTCTGG GATGGTGGGATCTAG TGAGGTTGCAGTGGAGGTCCCATTCCGACTCATGCATCCTAAACCTGAGCCAG CTAAGGAGGG TGAGTCTGATGACATGGTGTTTGAGGAGTTCAAGAGGGTCTACCTGAAAGGAGTCATCCCTGACGATGATGAGTCACCCACCGAGGCATGA